The genomic window CGCCGGGGCCACCGGGGAAACCGCCGGGGCCGCCGTAGGGCGAGGGTGCCTGGTATCCACCGGGCGGGGTGCCGTACGGCTGCTGACCGTAGGGCTGCTGCCCCGGCTGGGGCTGACCGTAGGGGTGGGGCTGGCCGAAGCCGCCGGAGTGCGGCCCGGGAAAACCACCGGACGGCGGAGCTTGCGGCCCGGGCTGGCCCGGCTGGCCGTAGCCGGGTTGCTGGCCGTAGCCGGGTTGCTGGCCGTAGCCGGGTTGCTGGCCGTAGGGCGGCTGCTGACCGTACGGGTTGGTCATCGGGTCTTTCTCCCCCTCGCTCGGTGCCCCTGGCACGGGTGCGATCAGTGCGGGCGGAGCGTACCGTCCCGATCGCGCGCCGACGCGGCAGAGTCGGGAAGCCGCCCGAGGGCGGCGGTCAGAACCCGAGCCTGCGTAGCTGTTTCGGGTCGCGCTGCCAGTCCTTGGCCACCTTGATGTGCAGGTCGAGGTACACCTTGCTGCCCAGCAGCGCCTCGATATGCCTGCGGGCGGTGGCGCCGACCTGCTTGAGCCGCTCCCCCTTGTGCCCGAGGATGATGCCTTTCTGGCTGGGCCGTTCCACGTACACCAGTGCGTAGACGTCCACCAGGTCCTCGCGGCCCTCCCGGGGATGCATCTCCTCCACGGTCACGGCGATGGAGTGCGGGAGCTCGTCCCGCACCCCCTCCAGTGCGGCCTCCCGGATGAGCTCGGCGACGAGGGTCTGCTCCGGCTCGTCGGTGAGGTCACCGTCCGGGTAAAGCTGTGGCCCCTCGGGCAGCCTGCCAACCAGCAGGTCGGCGACCGTGTTCACCTGGAAACCGTCGACCGCCGAGACCGGGATCAGCTCGGCGAAGTCCATCAGCTCCTGCAGGGCGACCAGCTGCTCGGCGACCCGGTCCGGGGAGACCAGGTCGGTCTTGGTGACCACGCCGAGCACCGGCGCGCGCCGGGCCACCTTGCGCAGCTCGGTGGCGATGAATCGGTCGCCGGGGCCGATCTTCTCGTCGGCGGGCACGCAGAACCCGACCACGTCCACCTCGGCCCAGGTCGAGTGCACGATGTCGTTCAACCGCTCACCGAGCAGCGTGCGCGGCCGGTGCAGCCCGGGCGTGTCGATGATCACCAGCTGCGCGTCCGGCCGGTGCACGATGCCCCTGATCGCGTGCCGGGTGGTCTGCGGTTTGCTGGAGGTGATCGCCACCTTGGTGCCGACCAGCGCGTTGGTCAGCGTCGACTTGCCGGCGTTCGGCCTGCCGACGAAGCAGGCGAAACCGGACCGGTGTTCAGGTGTGCTACTCACGACTGGCGCAGGACCTCCCGCACGGCGCCGGAGGGGTCGGCGCGGTAGATGGGGGCCTTCTCGGCGAGGTCGCGCACGGCGTGCACGGAAGCCTGGTCGAACAGCGGCTCGTCGGTGACGATCGCCGCGGCCTCCAGGTTCTCCGCCCCGCTGGAGACGGCGGCCGCCACCGCGGCTTGCAACGCGGTGAGCGCGAACGACGGGAGCCGGACGGTGGTCGCGGCGTAGGTCCGGCCGTCGGTGTCCCGTACCGCGGCACCCTCGGCCGCCTGGTTCCGGGCCCGCGCCGACCTGGCCAGTATCACGAGCTTGTCATCTTCGGGGTCCAACTCGGCGTCCTGTTCGAGACGCGCCCGCTCCGAGGCACTGTCAGGCATGGTCGACGTTCCTGTCCCGTTCGTCGTCTTCGGCCACGGCCGTTCCCTGGTGGAGGTTCGTGGTGTCCAGCCGGGTCCGCGGACCGGTGATGCTGTCGTCGCAGGGCCGTACGACCACCGTGGTGATCCGCATCCGGCCCCTGCGGTCCTTGCCGCCCTCCGCGTGCAGGCGCAGGCCGGCCACCTCGGCTTCGGCACCGGGCAGTGGAACCCTACCGAGTCGTTGCGCGAGCAGCCCGCTGACCGTCTCCACGTCGTGGTCCTCCAGCTCGACGCCGTACAGCTCGCCAAGGTCGTCCACGCCGAGCCGGGCCGACACCCGCACCGAGCGCTCGTCCAGGTACTCCACCGGTGGGCGTTCCTGGGTGTCGGACTCGTCGGTGATCTCACCGACGATCTCCTCCAGGATGTCCTCGATGGTGAGCAGCCCGGCCGTGCCACCGTACTCGTCCACCGCGATGGCCATGTGGTTGCGGGAGCGCTGCATGCCCTTGAGCAGTTCGTCCAACCGTTTGGAGTCCGGCACGTAGCTGGCCTGGTTCATCAGTTCCTCGACCGGCCGGGTGGAGCCGCCCTCCGCGAGGTAGGCCTGGACCAGGTCCTTGAGGTTGACCACGCCGACGATGTCGTCCACCGACTCGCCGATCACCGGTACCCGGGTGAAACCGGTGCGCAGGGAGAGCGCGAGCGCCTGCCGGACGGTCTTGGTCTGCTCGATCCAGACGATCTCGGTGCGCGGCACCATGACCTCGCGGGCCACGGTGTCGCCGAGCTCGAACACCGAGTGGATCATCTCCCGCTCGTCGGTGCCCACCACCCCGCGCTGCTCGGCGAGATCGACCAGCTCGCGCAGCTCGATCTCCGAGCTGAACGGGCCTTCCCGGAAGCCCTTACCAGGCGTGATGGCGTTACCCAGCAGGATGAGCAGGCGGCTCAGCGGCCCGAGGACGGAACCGAGCACCCGGACGGGGCCGGCGACCAGCAGCCCGACCCGGTAGGGGTGCTGGCGACCGACCGTGCGCGGTCCGACCCCGATGACCACATAGCTGATCACCACCATGACGGCCACGGCCACCACGACGGCCAGCCACGCCTGCTCGATCCACTCCACGAACACCAGGGTGACCAGCACGGTCGCGGTGAGTTCGCAGGTGGTGCGCAGGAGCAGCAACAGGTTGATGTGCCGCCTGCGTTCGTCGACCACCAGGGAGAGCTGGCGCGCACCGACGCGGCCGAGCCGGACCAGCCCCTCGGCCCGAGCCCGGGACACCGTGCTCACCGCGGCATCGGCCGCCGCGAACACGCTGCCCAGCAGGACCAGCACCACGGCGATCAGCAGCAATGGTGTGGAGTCGATCACAGCACCGCCTAGGATGCCGGATCCGCGGGCGCTCCGTCGAGGCCCGCGGTGCCGAGCAGACGGTCATCCGCGCTGCGCTGCGCGTCCCGCTCCCGCGCCGCCCGCGCGGCGGTCTGGAACTCGGCCAGGATGCGCTTCTGCAAGCCGAACATCTCCCTTTCCTCGGCCGGTTCGGCGTGGTCGTAGCCGAGCAGGTGCAGCACGCCGTGCACGGTCAGCAGATGCATCTCGTCGGCGAGCGAGTGGCCCGCGGTACGCGCCTGGTCCTTGGCGAAGGCGGGGCAGAGCACGATGTCCCCGAGCAACGCGGGGGACGCCTCGGCGGCGTCCGGCCTGCGGGTGGACTCCAGCTCGTCCATCGGGAAGGCCATCACGTCGGTGGGCCCCGGCAGGTCCATCCAGCGCTCGTGCAGGTCCTCCATCACGTCCAGGGTGACCAGCAGGACCGACAGCTCGGCCTGGGGACTGACCTCCATCTTGTCCAGCGCGAACCGCGCGGCGGAGACGAGCGAGGCCTCGTCCACCCGCATCCCGGACTCGTTGGCGATCTCGATGCTCACCGGCGACCCTTCCACCCGTTGCCCGGCTCCTCGTTGGTCGCCTGCCATTTCTCGTAGGCGTCCACGATATCGCCGACCAACTTGTGCCGGACCACGTCCTCGCTGGTCAGGTTAGTGAAGTGCAGGTCGTCCACGCCGTCGAGGATCTCCTGCACGATCCGCAGGCCGCTGCGCTGCCCGCTGGGCAGGTCGACCTGGGTGACGTCACCGGTGACCACGACCTTCGACCCGAACCCGAGGCGGGTGAGGAACATCTTCATCTGTTCCGGGGTGGTGTTCTGCGCTTCGTCCAGGATGATGAAGGCGTCGTTCAGGGTGCGCCCGCGCATGTAGGCCAGCGGGGCGATCTCGATCGTGCCGGCCTGCATCAGCCGCGGGATGGACTCCGGGTCCACCATGTCGTGCAGGGCGTCGTAGAGCGGCCGCAGGTACGGGTCGATCTTCTCGTACAGCGTGCCGGGCAGGTAGCCGAGCCGCTCCCCCGCCTCCACGGCGGGCCGGGTCAGCACGATCCGGTTGACCTGCTTGGCCTGCAAGGACTGCACGGCCTTCGCCATCGCGAGATAGGTCTTGCCGGTGCCCGCGGGCCCGATGCCGAACACCACGGTGTGCCCGTCGATCGCCTCGACGTAGCGCTTCTGGTTCAGCGTCTTCGGCCGGATGGTCCGTCCCCTCCGGGAGAGGATGTCCATGCTGAGCACCTCGGAGGGTGCCTCGCCACCGGAGGACAACATCGACACGGTGCGTCGCACCGCGTCCGGGCCGACCTCCTGACCGCGCCCCGCGAGGGTCACCAGCTCGGCGAACACGCGTTCGGCGAAGGCGACGTCGCCCGGAGCGCCGGTGAGGGTGACCTCGTTACCCCGTACGTGGACGTCCGCGTCGAGCAGTTCCTCCACCACGCGGAGGTTCTGGTCACGCGAGCCCAGCAAGGGGAGCAGGGCCGTCTCGGGAACGGGGAACTTGGACTGTGCGGACTTGACGACCGCCTCGGTCGCCTGCGGTGGGACGCCCTCGGGGAGATCGGATCGGGCGGCTCCACCCTGTGCGGTACCGGCCACGTGCGCTCGGGCCTGCTTTCTGCGCGTTCGCTGCTCGTCGGATCTGGTCTTGGCGCCCCCGATGCTAACGGTATCGAGGCCGAAGGGCAGGTGGTTACCCGTCGTGTGGGTTGCCCTCACCGTTGTAACGTCCGAAGAAGCCGAGCTGTTCCCCGCCGAGCACGTGCGCGTGCACGTGGAACACGGTCTGCCCGGCGTCGCGCTCGGTGTTGAACACCACCCGGTAACCGGACTCCACGATGCCTTCCAGCTCCGCCACGGTGCGCGCGGTGGTGATGACCTCGGCCAGCAGCCGCGGCTCGGCGGCGAGTTCGGCGACGTTGCGGTAGCGGGTCTTCGGCACCACCAGCACGTGGGTCTTCGCCTGCGGGTTGATGTCCCGGAACGCCAGGGTGTTGGAGGTTTCGTGGACGATCTCGGCCGGGATCTCCCGAGCGATGATCCGCTCGAACAGGTTCTCCGCTTCACTCATGGGTCCAGAGCCTAGAACCCACCCCCGCCCGTCCCGCCACCCATGTACACGAACAGCAAACGCACGCGCGTGAGCGGCAAACACGCGTTCCTGGCAGACAACTAGACCGCCGCGGGGCGGTCCGGGGGGTCCGGGGGGCAGAGCCCCCTGGAAAGCACACTTCACCGCCCGAGAGGGAAGGGTTCACCCGACTAGACCGCCGCGGGGCGGTCCGGGGGGTCCGGGGTGGCAGAGCCCCCTGGAAAGCACACTTCACCGCCCGAGAGGGAAGGGTTCACCCGACTAGACCGCCGCGGGGCGGTCCGGGGGGTCCGGGGTGGCAGAGCCCCCTGGAAAGCACACTTCACCGCCCGAGAGGGAGGGGGTCACCCGACTAGACCGCCGCGGGGCGGTGAAGCCTGGGGGTCGCTCCACCGCCACCGCGGCTCCGCCGGACCGAGGGGGGAGGTGCCCGGCGGGGCTTGGCCACTAGTCCAGCATACCGGAGGGTTTGTCCCCCGGTGCGCCAACCGTGTGTGGCGTGTCAATTAACGAGAGTAACGGCTGCCCCCAGGCTCGCGCCACCACTCCACCCGAAATGGCCTAGAAAATTTTCCGAGTTCCGAAGATTAACGCTACTCGAGCGTGCCCTCAGTGTACTCCCATCGGGTGGTGCGTGCCCCGAGCGCACCGAGAGTAACCGCGGCCGCGGTGGAAGCGCGGAGCACCGAAGGACCGAGTCGCGCCCGCTCAGCACCGGCGTCGACCAGCAGTTCCGTCTCCTCCGGCGCGATCCCGCCCTCCGGCCCCACGATCACCAACAGGTCACCGGATTCGGGCAACCGGAGGTCCGCGAGCGAGTGCGGCGCTCCGGCATCCAGCACCAGGGCGCACGTCATGCGGCGCACGCTGGCGGCGAGTGCCCGGGTGTCCACCGGTTCACCGACCTCCGGCACCCGGGCCCGGCGGGACTGCTTGGCCGCGGACCGCGCCGTACCACGCCAGCGGGCCAGCGCTTTGGCGCCGCGTGCTCCCTCGTCCCACCTGGCCACGCATCGGGCGGCGCGCCACGGCAGCAGGGCGTCCACCCCGGCCTCGGTGGCCAGTTCCACGGCCAACTCCCCGCGGTCACCCTTGATCAACGCCTGCGCCACGGTGACCCGCAACGCCGGAGCCGCCCGCACCGCGCGCCGTTCCACCCGCAGCTCGAGCTCGGCCTCGCGGCCGGCCCGCACGGCTTCGACCACGCAGTACGCGATACCGCCCACACCGTCGGAGAGGGCCAGCCGCTCCCCGGCACGGGTACGCCGCACGGTGGCCGCGTGCCGGGCTTCCTCGCCGGTCAGCGTCGTCCGCTCCCCGGCGGGCAGCTCGTCCACCAGGAACACCGGCGACGTGCTGTCCGGCACGCTAGCGGTGGCTCTTGGCGCGCAGCTTGGAGAACAGCCCGCCCTGCTTGCTGCCGTTGCCGGCCAGCGCCGACTCCTCGCCGCGCCGCTGAGCCAGCTCGCGCAGCAGGTCCTGCTGCCCCTCGTCCAGCTTGGTCGGCACCACCACGTCGATGTGCACGTGCAGGTCGCCCCGGCCGTCGACCCGGCCGGAGGAGCGCAGCCGCGGCATGCCCTTGCCGGTCAGCACGACCTCGGTGCCGGGCTGGGTCCCCGGCTCGATCTCGATCTCGTGCTCGCCGTCGATCAGCGTCTCCATCGGGATGGTGGCGCCGAGCGCGGCGGTGGTCATCGGGACCCGGAGATCGCAGTGCAGGTCGTGGCCCTGCCGCAGGAAGACCTCGTGCGGCTCCTCGTCGACCTCGACGTACAGGTCGCCTGCCGGCCCGCCGCCGGGCCCGACCTCGCCCTGCCCGGACAGCCGGATCCGCATCCCGTCGCCGACCCCGGGCGGGATCTTCGCGGTGACGTCGCGGCGCGCACGGACCCTGCCGTCGCCGCCACACTGCCGGCACGGGTTGGTGATCACCTCACCGAAGCCCCGGCACACCGGGCACGGCCGGGCGGTGACCACCTGGCCGAGGAAGGAACGCTGCACCGACTGGATCTCGCCCTGCCCACCGCAGGTGTCACAGGTCTGCGTGGTGGCGCCCTCGGCGCTCCCCGCGCCACGGCACTGCTCGCAGAGCACGGCCGTGTCGACGGTGATCTCCTTGTCCACGCCGGTCGCGCACTCCGCGAGCGTCAGCCCGAGCCGGATCAGAGCGTCGGAACCCGGCTGCACCCGGCTGCGCGGGCCACGACCGCGGCCGCCGCCACCGCCGGTGGCCGCGCCGAAGAAGGCGTCCATGATGTCGCCGAGCCCACCGAACCCGGCGAACGGGTCACGCGCTCCCCCACCGCTCGCGCCGTTCTCCATCGGGTCGCCGCCGAGATCGACGATCTTGCGCTTCTGCGGGTCGGAGAGGACTTCGTATGCGGTAGTGACCTCGCCGAACTGTCGCTGGGCGTCCTCAGACGGGTTCACGTCCGGGTGCAGCTCCCGTGCGAGCTTCCGGTACGCGCGCTTGATCTCCTGATCACTCGCGTTCTTGGCTACCCCCAGGGTGCCGTAGTAGTCCCTCGCCACCGTACTTGCCATCCTCCACAGTTGGTCATGTACCGCACCGGCTAGCTGCCGACCAGGATCTGGCCGACGTAGCTGGCCACCGCACGCACCGCGGCGATCGTGCTCGGGTAGTCCATCCGGGTCGGACCGACCACGCCCATGCCACCGAGCAGCAGGTCGTCCATCCCGTAGCCGATCGATACCACCGAGGTGCTGCGCATCTGCGCGTCCTCATTTTCCTCGCCGATACGCACCGTCACCGCACCGGGGTTCCGGGCGGCGGCGAGCAGTTTCAGCACGACGACCTGTTCTTCCAGGGCCTCCAGCACCTGACGCAGTGACCCGGGGAAGTCCGCGACGTTGCGAGTGAGGTTCGCCGTGCCGCCGAGCACCAACCGTTCCTGCGGGTGCTCGACCAGCGACTCCACCAGTACGGTACAGACTCTGGTCATCGGGTCGCGCAGCTCGGCCGGTGCCTGCTCGGGCAGTTCGGCCACCTTCGCCGCGGCCTCGGCGAGCCGTTGCCCGGCCAACGCCGAGTTCAGCACCGTGCGCAGCCGGGCCACGCCGTCCTCGGTCACCACGTCGCCGAGGTCGACGGCGCGCTGGTCCACCCGACCGGTGTCGGTGATCAGCACCAGCATCAGCCGGGCAGCGGTGAGCGAGACCACTTCGACGTGCCGGACCGTCGAGTTGGTGAGCGTGGGGTACTGCACGACCGCGACCTGCCTGGTGAGCTGGGCGAGCAGCCGCACCGAGCGGCGCAACACGTCCTCCAGGTCGATCGCGCCGTCCAGGAAGCTCTGAATGGCCCGCCGCTCCGCCGTGCTGAGCGGCTTGATCTCGGACAGCCGGTCGACGAACATCCGGTAGCCCTTGTCGGTGGGTATCCGGCCCGCGCTGGTGTGCGGCTGCGCGATGTAGCCCTCCTCCTCCAGCGCCACCATGTCGTTGCGCACGGTGGCACTGGACACTCCGAGGTTGTGCCGGTCGACCAGGGCTTTCGAACCCACCGGCTCCTGGTTCGACACGTAGTCGGCGACGATGGCGCGCAGCACGCCGAACCGCCGCTCGTCCGTGTTGGCCACCAGCACCTCCGTTTCGTCGATCCGTGGCCGAATCCTGCCCAACGTCGAGTTTACGGACTCCACGCCGTGTCCAGGCCCCGGCCGGGTTCCGAGCAAGCAACGGAGCAGAGTTTCAGGAGGTTACCGCGCCGCGGTCGAGCTCGAGGCTGGCCAGATCGGCGGCCGCCCTTCCGGCAGCCCAGCCCGCTCCGTCCCGCGCGGAGCCTGCCTTCTTCTCGTACAGAAAACCGCCGAACATCTCGCCGACCGCGGCGTCCACCGCCTCGCCACGGTCGGCGAGTACCGGCAGCAGCCGCGGATCCTCCGCGAGGTCCTGGGCGGCGGCCTCCTCGGACGTCAGTCGCTCACCGATCCGGACCGCGTACGCGATCAGGAAGGACTGCCGGAAGGAGCGCGTGCGGGAGCCGCCGGTGCGGGTCTTCTGACTGCCTTCGGCCACCATGGCCTTGGTTGCCTGGACCAGCAGCGACGTGACCAGCAGCTCGACGATCTCCAGGTCCATCTCCTCGCCGACCAGCGAAACGAAGCCGATCTTGTCGTGGTGCACCGCGCGCGACCGGTTGGCCTCGGCGATCACGTGCACCAACTGCGCCTTGGCGTCGGCGTACGGGCTGTCCAGCCAGACCCGGCGGGAGGTGGCAACCTGCGGCTGATACGTCTCCGCGTCGAGTAGCGCACGTTCGAAGGCGTGCCGGTTCATCAGCTCCTGCGCCTTGGCCGACAATGCCTCCGCTTCCTCGGGGTAGTCGGTGGACTCCGCCTTGGCCAGCAGGGCGCGGACCCTGGACAGCACCTTCTGGTCGACACCTGCCACCGCCCCGTGCCGGGTGGCGGTCCCCGGTAGCGGCAGGATGCGCGGCAGCTCGGGCAGCGAGACCAGCAGGCCGAGCAGCGTAATCGCCGTGACCACAACCTGCTCGATGCCGAGACCCCGGCGCTCGGCCCACTGCTCGAGGTACGGGCGGGACTCGTCCCACCAGCGGTCCGCCTCCAGCTCCCCCAGCTGGTTCGCCCATCGCTCGTGCACGCCGGCCGGGGCGTACTGGGCATGTTCGGCCGCGATGGCATCGATGACCAGCCCGGCCGCGCGGGCATCGAGGCGGCGGCGGGTGACCTGCCAGACGTCGACCGGCAGCCAGCCACGTTCCCACAGGCCGCCGAGCACCCAGCCGAACGCCAGGCCGACCCCAGCGCCGAGCTCAGCCGTCCGAACACCGGAGCGGGCGCTCGTCAGCTCCCCGGCGCACTCGGCCGGCGCAGAGGCGTCACCGTGGAGATGCCCGTTCGCCGCGGCGAGCAAGGTGGTGGCGACCATCTCGCTCGGCGTGGACGGCTCGGCGCCGGTGCAACGTGGGCAGTCGCAGTACCCGTCGTCGTAGCTGCCGTAGTCGTCCCGCGGCGGTGTGGGACCGCGCCGCCGTCGGGCGCGCTGCTTCGCCTTGGCGTTGCGTTTCTCCCGGTTTCGTCGGCTCATGGCCACCCCTGCGTCTCGCGTTCATAGCGGGACTCACGGTAGCGAACCGGTACGACAACCCGATCGCTGGTCACCAGCGCCTGAACGTGGCGTTCCGGACGTCAGTCGCCGCGAACGTGGCGTTGCGGACGTCCAACGTCTCGAAAGTGCCGTTCAGGGCTTGTGGCGGGTGGTGTCGGCGGGGAAGGCCAGGTTGACGCCGGCGTGGGACTGGTCCGGCCAGCGTTCGGTGACCACCTTGGTGCGGGTGAAGAAGTGGAAGCCCTCCGGGCCGTAGGCGTGGCTGTCGCCGAACAGCGAGTCCTTCCACCCGCCGAAGGAGTAGTAGCCGACCGGCACCGGGATCGGCACGTTCACCCCGACCATGCCCACCTCGACGTCGTTCTCGAACCGGCGGGCCGCCGCGCCGTCCGCGGTGAAGATCGCGGTGCCGTTGCCGTAGGCGTTGCCGTTCACCAGCTCGACGGCGTCCTGGTAGCTCGCCGCCCGCACCACGCACAGCACCGGCCCGAAGATCTCGTCGGCGTAGATGGACATCCCGGGCCGCGCGTGGTCGAAAAGGCTCGGGCCGAGCCAGAAGCCCTCCCGCGCACCGTCGGGTCGCACCGCGCGGCCGTCCACCACGAGGGTGGCGCCCTCCTGGACGCCGGCGTCCAGGTAGCCGGCAACCCGATCCCGGTGCGCGGCGGTGACCAGCGGGCCCATCTCGGAGTCCGGCTTGCGGCCGTCGCCGACCCGGATCCGGCCGATCCGGTCGGCGATCTTGGCGACCAGGTCGTCGCCGACCGGGTCCACCGCCACCACCACGGACACGGCCATGCACCGCTCCCCCGCCGAGCCGAAGCCGGCCGAGACCGCGGCGTCCGCGGCGAGGTCGAGGTCGGCGTCCGGGAGCACCACCATGTGGTTCTTGGCTCCGCCGAGGGCCTGCACCCGCTTACCGTGCGAGGTTCCGGTCTGGTACACGTAGCGTGCGATCGGGGTCGAGCCGACGAAGGAGACCGCCCGCACCTCCGGGTGCTCCAGCAACCCGTCCACCGCGACCTTGTCCCCGTGCAGCACGTTCAGCACCCCAGGGGGCAGCCCGGCCTCGGCGAACAGCTCGGCGATGAACACGGCGGCCGAAGGGTCCTTCTCGCTCGGCTTGAGCACCACGGTGTTGCCGCAGGCGATGGCGTTGGGCACGAACCACAGCGGCACCATCGCGGGAAAGTTGAACGGGGAAATGACCCCGACCACGCCGAGCGGCCGGTGGGCGGAGTGCACGTCGACCCCGGTGGAGACGTTGCCGCTGAACCCGCCCTTGAGCAGTTGCGGGGCCCCGCAGGCGAACTCCACGTTCTCCAGCCCGCGTTGGATCTCGCCCGCCGCGTCCGACTCCACCTTCCCGTGTTCGGTGGTGACGATCCTGGCCAGCTCGTCCCTGCGCGCGGCGAGCAGCTCGCGGAAGGCGAACATCACCCGGCCGCGCGCGGCCAGCGAGGTGTCCCGCCACCCGGGCAAAGCCCGGCTGGCGGCGGCCACCGCCTCGGCGACCTCGACCTCGCCCGCGAAGTCCACCTGCGCCCTGACCTCGCCGGCGGCCGGATCGAACACCTCCCCGGATCGCTGCGGTACCCCGGCCCAGTGCCTGCCGTCGATCCAGTGGCTGATGCGCTGGTTGGTCGAGTGGTTGGTCGAGCCCGTCACGCCGTTCGTTCCTCCTGTGCCGTCGCGATGGCGGCGCCGAGGATCCGCAGTGCCTCCTCGGTCTCGCCGCCGGTCAGCGTCATCGGGGGTGCAAGGCGGATCACGTTGTTGTGCAGCCCGCCCTTGCCGACCAGCAGGCCACGCCTGCGGGTCTCCTCCAACACGATCCCAGCCGCGGGCCCGCTCGGCTCACGCGAACCGGGCTCAACCAGCTCGATGCCGATCATCAGCCCTTTGCCTCGCACGTCGCCCACCACGTCGTACGGCTCAGCCAGCTCGCGCAGGCCGCCGATCAGCCGGTCACCCAGCTTCGCGGCGTTGCCCTGCAGGTCGTGCTCGAGCAGGTAGTCCAGGGTCGCCTTGGCGCCCGCGGTAGCCACCGGGTTACCACCGAAGGTGGAGATGGAGTTGGCCCGCAGGCAGTCCATCAGCTCGGCGCGGGCCACCACCCCGCCGATCGCGAGGCCGTTGCCGAGCCCCTTGGCGAAGGTCATCACGTCCGGGGTGACCCGGTGCGCGTCCATCCCCCAGAAGTGTTCCCCGGTACGGCCCCAGCCGGTCTGCACCTCGTCCGAGATCAGCGGGATCCCGTACTCGTCCAGAACCTCCTTGAACCCGGCGAACAGCCCGTCCGGTGGCACGTTGAACCCGCCGACACCCTGGATCGGCTCGACGATCATCGCGGCCACGTCCCCGGAGGTGGTGGTGCGCAGCACATCGCGCAGGTCGTCCACACAGGCCGCGGTGTAATCCGCATCGGACAGCCCGGCGAAGGCATCCCGGTAGCGGTAGCCGCCGTGCACGTAGCTGACCTTGACCGGGGACAACGAGCTGGCCGACCAGCCGCGGTTGCCGGTGATCCCCACGGTGCCGAACGCCCTGCCGTGGTAGGAGTTGCGCAGCGCGAGTATCTGGTTGCTGCGCCGGTACTGGGTGGCCAGCATCAGTGCGGTCTCGTTGGCCTCGGTGCCGGAATTGGTGAAGAACACCTTGGCGTTCTCGATCCCGGACAGCTCGGCGATCTGCTCGGCCAGCTCGACCTGGCTGCGGATCAGGTACAGCGTCGAGGTGTGCAGCACGCCGGTGTCCAGCTGACCACGTACCGCGTCGGAGATCTCCGCGATGCCGTAGCCGATGGCGTTGGTCAGGATGCCGGCGAAGAAGTCCAGATAGGTCCGGCCTTCGGAGTCGGTGACGTGCCGCCCGCTGGCCCGCACGATCTCGATCGGTTCCTGGTAGTACAGCGCCAGCCACTCCGGCAGCACCGCCTTGTGCCGGGCCAAGAGCTCCGCGTCGGGCATTCCGGTTCCTCTCCCGAGGTAGTTCCACCGTCACCAGCGAGTCTCGTGGCGGGCACGGTTGACACGCCACCGGCAACGTGTACGCACTCCGGCAATCGGCCGTACAGTCTGTGCCTGTGTATCCGACCGTGGCGGAGGTGCTGGCACTGCCGGTGATCCGGCACGGCGGCCCGCGGGTCGCGGCCGGGTCGGCGGGGCTGGACCGCAGGGTGCGCTGGGCGCACGTGGCCGAGCCTGCCGATATCGCGCGGCTGCTCAGGGGCGGCGAGCTGGTGCTGACCACCGGTATCGCCCTCCCGGACGATGACGCGGCGCTGACCAGGTACGTGGACGAGCTGGCCGAGGTCGGGGTGGCCGGCCTGATCGTGGAGCTGGTGCGGCACTGGCACGAGACCCTGCCGGACGCGCTGGTCACGGCCGCCGAACGGCATGGGCTCCCGCTGGTCACCCTGTCCAGGGAGACCCGCTACGTGGCGGTCACCGAGACCGTCAACGGGCTTATCGTGGATGCCCAGGTGGCCGAGCTGCGCGCGGCCGAGCAGGTAC from Amycolatopsis cihanbeyliensis includes these protein-coding regions:
- a CDS encoding aspartate aminotransferase family protein, whose product is MPDAELLARHKAVLPEWLALYYQEPIEIVRASGRHVTDSEGRTYLDFFAGILTNAIGYGIAEISDAVRGQLDTGVLHTSTLYLIRSQVELAEQIAELSGIENAKVFFTNSGTEANETALMLATQYRRSNQILALRNSYHGRAFGTVGITGNRGWSASSLSPVKVSYVHGGYRYRDAFAGLSDADYTAACVDDLRDVLRTTTSGDVAAMIVEPIQGVGGFNVPPDGLFAGFKEVLDEYGIPLISDEVQTGWGRTGEHFWGMDAHRVTPDVMTFAKGLGNGLAIGGVVARAELMDCLRANSISTFGGNPVATAGAKATLDYLLEHDLQGNAAKLGDRLIGGLRELAEPYDVVGDVRGKGLMIGIELVEPGSREPSGPAAGIVLEETRRRGLLVGKGGLHNNVIRLAPPMTLTGGETEEALRILGAAIATAQEERTA